A window of the Catenulispora sp. GP43 genome harbors these coding sequences:
- a CDS encoding exopolyphosphatase, whose protein sequence is MTKRVAAIDCGTNSIRLLIADVHQRTGKTEDVVREMRIVRLGEGVDATGRLAPAALERTFNACLEYQDLIERNSGGEPIPLRFVATSATRDAENRGEFVKGVKGILGVEPYVATGDEEARFAFTGATAELPHDRHQAPYLVIDIGGGSTEFVLGDDERGVIAARSVDMGSVRMYERHLKTAGVATEAQVKAARADIEKLIDRAAEAVPLDEARTLVGLAGTVTTLGAVALDLREYDSSRVHLSHISLGRVRDMTAQLLGMTPDERKAVPAIHPGRADVIGAGALVLLAIMERVAASLGTPEVVISERDILDGIAASIA, encoded by the coding sequence ATGACCAAGCGCGTGGCCGCGATCGACTGCGGCACCAACTCCATCAGGCTGCTGATCGCGGACGTCCACCAGCGGACCGGCAAGACCGAGGACGTGGTGCGCGAGATGCGCATCGTGCGCCTCGGCGAGGGCGTGGACGCCACCGGCCGGCTGGCCCCGGCCGCACTGGAGCGCACCTTCAACGCGTGCCTGGAGTACCAGGACCTGATCGAGCGAAACAGCGGCGGCGAGCCGATCCCGCTGCGCTTCGTCGCCACCAGCGCCACCCGCGACGCCGAGAACCGCGGGGAGTTCGTCAAGGGGGTCAAGGGCATCCTCGGCGTCGAGCCGTACGTGGCCACCGGGGACGAGGAAGCGCGCTTCGCCTTCACCGGCGCCACCGCCGAGCTGCCGCACGACCGGCACCAGGCGCCGTACCTGGTCATCGACATCGGCGGCGGCTCGACGGAGTTCGTGCTCGGCGACGACGAGCGCGGCGTGATCGCCGCCCGCAGCGTCGACATGGGCAGCGTGCGGATGTACGAGCGGCACCTGAAGACCGCCGGCGTCGCGACCGAGGCGCAGGTCAAGGCCGCCCGCGCGGACATCGAGAAGCTGATCGACCGGGCCGCCGAGGCGGTGCCGCTGGACGAGGCGCGCACCCTGGTCGGCCTGGCCGGCACCGTGACCACGCTCGGCGCGGTCGCGCTGGACCTGCGGGAGTACGACTCCTCGCGCGTCCACCTGTCGCACATCTCGCTGGGCCGGGTCCGTGACATGACAGCGCAGCTGCTGGGGATGACGCCGGACGAGCGCAAGGCGGTCCCGGCGATCCACCCGGGGCGCGCCGACGTGATCGGGGCCGGGGCGCTGGTGCTGCTGGCGATCATGGAGCGGGTGGCGGCCAGCCTGGGAACGCCGGAGGTCGTGATCAGCGAGCGGGACATCCTGGACGGGATCGCCGCGAGTATCGCCTGA
- a CDS encoding SigE family RNA polymerase sigma factor, which yields MDQAIRDQQFTEFAVARAERLRRTAYLMCGDWHRAQDLTQIALAKTYAAWHRIHGDGAVEAYVRQIIVREFLSQQRRRSWHERPSRDLPEQALDGGQDQADLRLSLLAALARLTPKRRAVVVLRYWEDRSVEETASVLRMSRSAVKSASLRALADLRVLLGEDLPV from the coding sequence GTGGACCAGGCGATCAGGGACCAGCAGTTCACGGAGTTCGCGGTGGCGCGGGCCGAGAGGCTCCGGCGCACCGCGTATCTGATGTGCGGGGACTGGCACCGCGCGCAGGACCTCACACAGATCGCGCTGGCGAAGACCTACGCGGCCTGGCACCGGATCCACGGTGACGGGGCCGTCGAGGCCTACGTGCGGCAGATCATCGTGCGCGAGTTCCTGAGCCAGCAGCGGCGCCGCAGCTGGCACGAGCGGCCGTCGCGGGACCTGCCGGAGCAGGCCCTGGACGGCGGCCAGGACCAGGCCGACCTGCGCCTGTCGCTGCTGGCCGCGCTGGCGCGGCTCACCCCGAAGCGGCGCGCCGTCGTCGTCCTGCGGTACTGGGAGGACCGCAGTGTCGAGGAAACGGCGTCCGTTCTGCGCATGAGTCGCTCCGCGGTGAAGTCCGCGAGCCTGCGCGCCCTGGCCGACCTGAGGGTCCTACTCGGCGAGGACCTGCCGGTGTGA
- a CDS encoding NAD(P)/FAD-dependent oxidoreductase, which translates to MGKASGNGKAIPRILIVGGGYVGMYTAHRILKKLGKDEALVTVVDPRSYMTYQPFLPEAAAGSLSPRHVVVPLRSVLKRAEVLTARVTDIDHERKVASIEPIAGEPYEIEFDQVVIAVGSIARTLPIPGLAENGIGFKQIEEAIALRNHVLGQMDIAATTKDEKIRRRALTFVFIGGGFAGIEAIAELEDMARDACKIYPNIRPEDMRWVMVEGSGRILPEVRPALGEYTVHELEKRGIQVKLNTFLESCVNRRVQLSDGTKMVASTIVWTAGVKPNPVVQKFGVPLGERGHVKANPTLQVEGFANVWAAGDGAQVPDLANPGKWCSPSAQHAVRQAKQLADNVVAAVRGFEPREYKHKHVGSVASLGLHKGVADVYNIRLRGWPAWFMHRTYHMSRVPTFNRKIRVIADWTLALFFRREAVGLGSIERPRDEFAEAAGEQRKAA; encoded by the coding sequence GTGGGTAAGGCGAGCGGGAACGGCAAGGCGATCCCTCGGATTCTGATCGTTGGCGGCGGCTACGTCGGGATGTACACGGCGCACCGCATCCTCAAGAAGCTCGGCAAGGACGAAGCGCTGGTCACGGTCGTCGACCCGCGCTCGTACATGACCTACCAGCCGTTCCTGCCCGAAGCGGCGGCCGGCTCCCTGTCCCCGCGCCACGTCGTGGTGCCGCTGCGCTCGGTGCTCAAGCGCGCCGAGGTGCTCACCGCGCGGGTCACCGACATCGACCACGAGCGCAAGGTCGCCTCGATCGAGCCGATCGCCGGCGAGCCGTACGAGATCGAGTTCGACCAGGTGGTGATCGCGGTCGGCTCCATCGCGCGCACCCTGCCGATCCCGGGCCTGGCCGAGAACGGCATCGGCTTCAAGCAGATCGAAGAGGCCATAGCGCTGCGCAACCACGTCCTGGGCCAGATGGACATCGCGGCCACCACCAAGGACGAGAAGATCCGCCGCCGCGCGCTCACCTTCGTCTTCATCGGCGGCGGCTTCGCCGGCATCGAGGCGATCGCCGAGCTGGAGGACATGGCCCGCGACGCGTGCAAGATCTACCCGAACATCCGCCCGGAGGACATGCGCTGGGTGATGGTCGAGGGCTCCGGGCGCATCCTGCCCGAGGTGCGGCCGGCGCTGGGCGAGTACACGGTCCACGAGCTGGAGAAGCGCGGCATCCAGGTCAAGCTGAACACCTTCCTGGAGTCCTGCGTCAACCGCCGCGTGCAGCTGTCCGACGGCACCAAGATGGTCGCCTCCACCATCGTCTGGACCGCCGGCGTGAAGCCGAACCCGGTGGTGCAGAAGTTCGGCGTCCCGCTGGGCGAACGCGGCCATGTCAAGGCCAACCCGACCCTGCAGGTCGAGGGCTTCGCCAACGTCTGGGCCGCCGGCGACGGCGCGCAGGTCCCGGACCTGGCCAACCCCGGCAAGTGGTGCTCCCCCTCGGCCCAGCACGCGGTGCGCCAGGCCAAGCAGCTGGCCGACAACGTGGTGGCGGCCGTCCGCGGCTTCGAGCCCCGCGAGTACAAGCACAAGCACGTCGGCTCGGTGGCCTCGCTGGGCCTGCACAAGGGCGTCGCCGACGTCTACAACATCCGGCTGCGCGGCTGGCCGGCCTGGTTCATGCACCGCACCTACCACATGAGCCGGGTCCCCACCTTCAACCGCAAGATCCGCGTCATCGCCGACTGGACGCTGGCCCTGTTCTTCCGCCGCGAGGCCGTCGGCCTGGGCTCCATCGAGCGTCCGCGCGACGAGTTCGCCGAGGCCGCGGGGGAGCAGCGCAAGGCCGCGTAG
- a CDS encoding alpha/beta hydrolase gives MSREPEPRLDPPTTALSAPVIGAVLLAHGGKEISHQAPHRRGGPVTRMRMIARAVAPRLAGHGIAVHTMCFRYQGWNGDERAPVADVHWAAARLAEQYGDVPLLLGGHSLGGRAVVNAADAPGVAGVLGLAPWLPGEEPTAQLAGRRLLLAHGTRDHVTSPRSSFEYAARARAEGHDVARIVLPGSGHTLLSRARDWNRLVLAFSHTCLLDHHGAADPAGARPPRYTDVIAEAFKAAAPEGLQRVLTTAGRVRA, from the coding sequence GTGAGCAGGGAACCCGAACCCCGCCTCGACCCCCCGACCACCGCGCTCTCAGCTCCCGTGATCGGCGCGGTCCTGTTGGCGCACGGCGGCAAAGAGATCTCGCACCAGGCGCCCCATCGGCGGGGCGGCCCGGTGACGCGGATGCGGATGATCGCGCGGGCCGTGGCGCCGCGCCTGGCCGGCCACGGCATCGCGGTGCACACCATGTGCTTCCGCTATCAGGGTTGGAACGGCGACGAGCGGGCACCAGTGGCCGATGTGCACTGGGCTGCCGCTCGGCTGGCCGAGCAGTACGGCGACGTGCCGCTGCTGCTCGGCGGCCACTCGCTCGGCGGTCGCGCCGTGGTCAACGCCGCCGACGCGCCGGGGGTGGCCGGGGTGCTGGGCCTGGCGCCGTGGCTGCCGGGCGAGGAGCCGACCGCGCAGTTGGCCGGGCGCCGCCTGCTGCTGGCGCACGGGACGCGGGACCACGTCACCTCGCCGCGCTCCTCCTTCGAGTACGCCGCGCGCGCCCGCGCCGAGGGGCACGACGTAGCGCGGATCGTGCTGCCGGGCTCCGGACACACCCTGCTCTCCCGCGCCCGGGATTGGAATCGGCTCGTCCTGGCGTTCAGCCATACGTGTCTTCTCGATCACCACGGTGCGGCGGACCCGGCCGGGGCGCGCCCGCCCCGCTACACCGACGTGATCGCCGAGGCGTTCAAAGCGGCCGCCCCCGAGGGCTTACAACGAGTCCTGACCACGGCCGGGCGGGTCCGCGCCTAA
- a CDS encoding class I SAM-dependent methyltransferase, producing the protein MTHPAIPLIDTDRWPDLARVPDRPVRARIARRLFTHALRDVPVTVVAPNGLALAGAGVPGGGGPVLRVRRPEEFLNRLGTDGLIGFGESYQTGAWDTETGDELVALLTELAARLEDLVPRPLQRLRNLAAHHMPREQDGDRHGARHNAHAHYDLSNDMFEAFLDPSMTYSSALFDPVADADGPGDLHAAQLRKIDAMLDAAGVRKGTRLLEIGSGWGALAIKAAGERGAMVLTVTLSEEQQELARKRVAAAGLADRVEVRLADYREVAEERPFDAVVSVEMIEAVGRRYLPDYFQAIERNLAPGGRVAVQAITMAHHRMLATQDSYSWIHKYIFPGGLIPSIPELDFAAGTAGLRLAARRDFGLDYARTLRIWRHRFEENWPHVAAHGFDEVFRRTWRFYLAYCEAGFASGYLGVSQLAYTRR; encoded by the coding sequence ATGACCCACCCTGCCATCCCGCTGATCGACACCGACCGCTGGCCCGACCTCGCGCGGGTCCCGGACCGGCCGGTACGTGCCCGCATCGCCCGCCGCCTGTTCACCCACGCGCTGAGGGACGTCCCGGTGACCGTGGTGGCGCCCAACGGCCTCGCGCTGGCCGGCGCGGGCGTGCCCGGCGGCGGCGGACCCGTGCTGCGGGTGCGGCGGCCGGAGGAGTTCCTGAACCGGCTGGGCACCGACGGCCTGATCGGGTTCGGCGAGTCCTACCAGACCGGCGCGTGGGACACCGAGACCGGCGACGAGCTGGTGGCGCTGCTGACCGAGCTGGCCGCCCGGCTGGAGGACCTGGTCCCCAGGCCGCTGCAGCGGCTGCGCAACCTGGCGGCCCACCACATGCCCCGCGAACAGGACGGGGACCGGCACGGCGCGCGGCACAACGCGCATGCCCACTACGACCTGTCGAACGACATGTTCGAGGCCTTCCTGGACCCGTCCATGACCTACTCCTCGGCGCTGTTCGACCCGGTCGCCGACGCCGACGGCCCCGGCGACCTGCACGCCGCCCAGCTGCGCAAGATCGACGCGATGCTCGACGCGGCCGGCGTCCGCAAGGGCACCCGGCTGCTGGAGATCGGCTCCGGCTGGGGCGCGCTGGCGATCAAGGCGGCCGGCGAGCGCGGCGCCATGGTACTCACCGTGACCCTGTCGGAGGAGCAGCAGGAGCTGGCCCGCAAGCGTGTCGCCGCGGCCGGCCTGGCGGACCGCGTCGAGGTCCGGCTGGCCGACTACCGCGAGGTGGCCGAGGAACGGCCGTTCGACGCCGTGGTCTCGGTGGAGATGATCGAGGCGGTCGGCCGCCGCTACCTGCCGGACTACTTCCAGGCCATCGAGCGCAACCTGGCCCCCGGCGGCCGGGTGGCCGTCCAGGCCATCACCATGGCCCACCACCGCATGCTCGCCACCCAGGACTCGTACTCCTGGATCCACAAGTACATCTTCCCCGGCGGCCTCATCCCCTCGATCCCCGAGCTCGACTTCGCCGCCGGCACGGCCGGCCTGCGGCTGGCCGCGCGCCGCGACTTCGGCCTCGACTACGCCCGCACCCTGCGGATCTGGCGCCACCGCTTCGAGGAGAACTGGCCGCACGTCGCCGCGCACGGCTTCGACGAGGTCTTCCGCCGCACCTGGCGGTTCTACCTGGCCTACTGCGAGGCCGGCTTCGCCTCGGGCTACCTCGGCGTCTCGCAGCTCGCGTACACGAGGCGATGA
- a CDS encoding PP2C family protein-serine/threonine phosphatase — translation MSSHGAPEHVWHREERRLDALAAALADWRPPTGEDGHVPGSGSGYGQWPVPVASPYGQALPIPLIARGVSLGTLVLGGPGKRGFAGPVVPLAMELAARIAGALDNARQYAEQLEIVRGLQRSLLPPTLPTVEGLDIGVVYEAASNSDGVHVGGDFYDVFPISRKVWGFAVGDVCGTGPEAAALTGLARHSLRLLAREGRSPVSVVERLNQAVLEEGELAGDAGRFITLLYGEVEPRPDGSAQLVMVCAGHPLPLILRQDGSVRAAANPQPLLGVLPDPTLYAEDVELAAGEVLLVYTDGASERRNGRQMLGDEGVAAALSGCSGMTAPGVVARVRQAVADFGASGTRDDLALLALRASKG, via the coding sequence GTGTCATCTCACGGGGCGCCGGAACACGTCTGGCACCGGGAGGAGCGCAGGCTGGACGCCCTGGCCGCGGCCCTGGCCGACTGGCGGCCGCCGACGGGTGAGGATGGTCACGTTCCCGGATCCGGATCCGGATACGGCCAGTGGCCGGTCCCGGTCGCCTCGCCGTACGGCCAGGCGCTGCCGATCCCGCTGATCGCCCGCGGCGTGTCGCTGGGCACCCTGGTCCTGGGCGGCCCGGGCAAGCGCGGCTTCGCCGGGCCCGTGGTGCCGCTGGCGATGGAGCTGGCCGCGCGGATCGCCGGGGCGCTGGACAACGCGCGGCAGTACGCCGAGCAGCTGGAGATCGTCCGGGGCCTGCAACGCTCGCTGCTGCCGCCCACGCTGCCCACGGTGGAGGGCCTGGACATCGGCGTGGTCTACGAGGCCGCCTCCAACAGCGACGGTGTGCACGTCGGAGGGGACTTCTACGACGTGTTCCCGATCAGCCGGAAGGTCTGGGGTTTCGCGGTCGGCGACGTCTGCGGCACCGGCCCGGAGGCCGCCGCCCTGACCGGGCTGGCCCGCCACTCGCTGCGCCTGCTGGCCCGCGAGGGCCGCTCCCCGGTCTCGGTGGTCGAGCGGCTCAACCAGGCGGTGCTGGAAGAGGGCGAACTCGCCGGCGACGCGGGCCGGTTCATCACCCTGCTGTACGGCGAGGTCGAACCCCGCCCCGACGGCTCGGCGCAGCTGGTGATGGTCTGCGCCGGCCATCCGCTGCCGCTGATCCTGCGCCAGGACGGCAGCGTGCGCGCCGCCGCGAACCCGCAGCCGCTGCTCGGGGTCCTGCCGGACCCGACGCTGTATGCCGAGGACGTGGAACTGGCGGCCGGCGAGGTCCTGCTGGTCTACACCGACGGCGCGAGCGAGCGCCGCAACGGCCGGCAGATGCTCGGCGACGAGGGCGTGGCCGCGGCGCTGTCCGGCTGCTCGGGCATGACCGCGCCGGGCGTGGTGGCACGGGTGCGGCAGGCGGTCGCGGACTTCGGGGCCTCCGGGACCCGGGACGACCTGGCGCTTTTGGCGCTGCGGGCCTCCAAGGGCTGA
- a CDS encoding two-component system response regulator encodes MNDAHRGSAPADAADIKILLVDDRPENLLALESILGSLGHELVTASSGEQALRAVLREDFAVILLDIRMPGMDGFEVAAHVRLRERSRDTPIIFLTAAGDGPHQTLRGYAAGAADYLTKPFDPWVLRAKVGVFAELHRKNRQLKEQAEMLREAAGVTPRMLDELSNRLGAVEGTLALLIDQNGREGPVGRLERRVVRMRAALDAVRI; translated from the coding sequence GTGAACGACGCGCACCGCGGCTCGGCACCCGCCGACGCCGCCGACATCAAGATCCTGCTGGTCGACGACCGCCCGGAGAACCTGCTGGCCCTGGAGTCGATCCTGGGCTCGCTGGGCCACGAGCTGGTCACCGCGTCCTCCGGCGAGCAGGCGCTGCGCGCCGTCCTGCGCGAGGACTTCGCGGTGATCCTGCTGGACATCCGCATGCCCGGCATGGACGGCTTCGAGGTGGCCGCGCACGTCCGGCTGCGCGAACGCTCCCGCGACACCCCGATCATCTTCCTCACCGCGGCCGGCGACGGCCCGCACCAGACCCTGCGCGGCTACGCAGCCGGCGCCGCGGACTACCTGACCAAGCCCTTCGACCCCTGGGTCCTGCGGGCCAAGGTCGGCGTCTTCGCCGAGCTGCACCGCAAGAACCGCCAGCTGAAGGAGCAGGCGGAGATGCTGCGCGAGGCCGCCGGCGTCACCCCGCGGATGCTGGACGAGCTGTCGAACCGGCTCGGCGCTGTGGAGGGCACGCTGGCGCTGCTGATCGACCAGAACGGGCGCGAGGGACCGGTCGGGCGGCTGGAGCGGCGGGTCGTGCGGATGCGGGCGGCGCTGGACGCGGTGCGGATATAG